One Lutzomyia longipalpis isolate SR_M1_2022 chromosome 4, ASM2433408v1 DNA segment encodes these proteins:
- the LOC129796165 gene encoding zinc finger matrin-type protein 3-like, producing the protein MSTESTFTGEYYYSSSNFKIPKVEQERRPESAADPSDEYSGLFGVVDNVAEYLDNMQERFGQEKNSFDHKQTGRKEPQRKRKAEMPPKEPIDGDQPMLDVQEAPPSEPSTKRNRVGHVLMEMLEEDLPAELKSLMRPLCCDLCNVKLNSVLTANMHYESKNHDKKINNWLLEWSKKTGQPPPKRQKTIKDGPVGPNAFHCEACDIPLTSLQHARTHYSGRKHQLVVSGRTNPSGSGYYNPEGKWVRQSTKTVHDPTGRFGIGTSFVAPPPPPAAPTTNQAIFCKLCNISVTSDSQMKLHLEGAKHNKRLKASTDATFPPTNNDTVMESIVRQQSGYIPPKRDISIHRTPSGNYYCNVCDVTVNNDNLFNQHLDSKKHMKKLKASQQQQQ; encoded by the exons ATGTCCACAGAATCCACATTTACAG GAGAATATTACTATTCTTCGAgtaatttcaaaattcccaAAGTAGAGCAAGAAAGACGTCCTGAAAGTGCTGCAGATCCTTCAGATGAATATTCGGGACTTTTTGGAGTTGTTGACAATGTGGCAGAATATTTGGATAATATGCAGGAGAGATTTGgccaagaaaagaattctttcgaTCACAAGCAAACCGGCAGGAAGGAACCTCAGCGTAAGCGGAAGGCTGAAATGCCCCCAAAGGAGCCAATTGATGGTGACCAGCCAATGCTTGATGTTCAAGAGGCACCACCCTCGGAGCCAAGCACGAAGAGAAATCGTGTAGGGCATGTCCTCATGGAGA TGCTCGAAGAGGATCTTCCAGCTGAACTGAAGAGTCTCATGAGGCCTCTATGCTGCGATCTTTGCAATGTAAAGCTGAATTCCGTTCTCACGGCAAATATGCACTATGAGTCAAAGAATCACGACAAGAAGATTAATAATTGGCTCCTGGAGTGGTCAAAGAAGACCGGGCAGCCCCCACCGAAGCgtcaaaaaacaattaaagatGGACCCGTGGGACCAAATGCCTTTCATTGTGAAGCATGTGACATCCCATTGACATCCCTTCAGCACGCTAGGACACACTATTCCGGGCGAAAGCACCAACTTGTTGTCTCGGGACGAACAAACCCTTCGGGATCGGGGTACTACAACCCCGAAGGGAAGTGGGTGCGTCAAAGCACAAAGACAGTTCATGATCCAACGGGGCGTTTTGGTATTGGTACATCCTTCGTTGCACCACCCCCACCTCCTGCCGCTCCTACGACAAATCAAGCCATCTTTTGTAAGCTGTGCAACATCTCAGTAACTTCGGATTCACAAATGAAGCTTCACCTGGAAGGTGCAAAGCACAACAAACGCCTCAAAGCTTCCACTGATGCAACATTTCCACCTACCAACAATGACACCGTTATGGAGAGCATTGTGAGGCAGCAGAGTGGATACATCCCACCCAAAAGGGACATTTCCATTCATCGAACCCCGTCGGGGAATTACTACTGCAACGTCTGCGATGTTACAGTCAACAACGACAACCTGTTCAATCAGCATCTTGATAGTAAGAAGCacatgaagaaattgaaagcatcacaacaacaacaacaatag
- the LOC129796242 gene encoding protein OPI10 homolog isoform X1: protein MNIMGVIVSGRLPQTDFQQVGQSQFLFNIPDADNINHIVVFLTGTSPLPDGMAAGVYFSWPDPSAPPNWQFLGHISNLKPSAIYKISQLKKLNEMESNPTSTIFGTQPISHIAQIGISVEPEAALMQQTPSQTSATSYLAFGQKMLENFFNFASSFAVTQAQMVPNPSETFVPLSTLQTWYTNFQRRLQQNPNFWKS, encoded by the exons ATGAATATTATGGGAGTAATTGTATCCGGGCGTTTG cCTCAAACAGACTTTCAGCAAGTTGGTCAGTCTCAATTCCTCTTCAATATCCCCGATGCTGACAATATCAATCACATTGTTGTCTTCCTCACGGGGACATCACCACTACCGGACGGCATGGCAGCCGGTGTCTATTTCAGCTGGCCAGATCCCAGTGCACCACCTAATTGGCAATTCTTAGGGCACATTTCCAATTTAAAGCCATCAGCTATCTACAAAATATCTCAGCTAAAGAAGCTAAATGAGATGGAAAGCAATCCAACGAGTACAATCTTTGGTACTCAACCCATTTCACACATAGCCCAAATTGGGATTTCTGTTGAACCCGAAGCTGCGCTAATGCAGCAAACTCCATCG CAGACAAGTGCTACGTCATATTTGGCATTTGGACAGAAGATGCTGGAgaacttcttcaattttgccTCAAGCTTCGCTGTGACACAAGCTCAAATGGTACCCAATCCATCGGAAACTTTTGTACCACTCTCCACGCTCCAGACGTGGTATACAAACTTCCAGCGACGTCTACAGCAGAATCCAAACTTCTGGAAGTCCTAA
- the LOC129796259 gene encoding H/ACA ribonucleoprotein complex subunit 2-like protein: MGKVKKEPESVENPEEVVIKKEDTETYEEKLLYVTPIAKPMASKKLAKKCFKLIKKATKQKTYLRNGLKDVQKRLRKGETGLVVFAGDVQPIDMICHLPAVCEEKGIPYVYVPSKADLGNALGVKRASVSVLIREHADYKELFEECSTEMKHLPVPS, encoded by the exons ATGGGAAAAGTAAAGAAAGAGCCAGAAAGTGTGGAAAATCCCGAAGAAGTTGTAATTAAGAAGGAAGATACGGAAACATACGAGGAAAAACTCTTGTATGTCACACCAATTGCAAAACCAATGGCATCAAAGAAATTAGccaaaaaatgcttcaaattgATAAAGAAGGCCACCAAGCAGAAGACCTACCTACGGAATGGACTAAAGGATGTTCAGAAACGTCTGCGAAAGGGAGAAACCGg ATTGGTTGTATTTGCGGGGGATGTTCAGCCAATTGATATGATTTGCCATCTACCAGCTGTGTGCGAGGAGAAAGGCATTCCGTACGTTTATGTGCCCAGTAAGGCTGATTTGGGTAATGCCCTGGGTGTGAAGAGAGCATCCGTTTCAGTTCTCATTCGTGAGCATGCAGATTACAAGGAACTCTTCGAGGAGTGCTCAACTGAGATGAAGCATCTTCCTGTTCCATCGTAG
- the LOC129796242 gene encoding protein OPI10 homolog isoform X2, translating to MNIMGVIVSGRLPQTDFQQVGQSQFLFNIPDADNINHIVVFLTGTSPLPDGMAAGVYFSWPDPSAPPNWQFLGHISNLKPSAIYKISQLKKLNEMESNPTSTIFGTQPISHIAQIGISVEPEAALMQQTPSTSATSYLAFGQKMLENFFNFASSFAVTQAQMVPNPSETFVPLSTLQTWYTNFQRRLQQNPNFWKS from the exons ATGAATATTATGGGAGTAATTGTATCCGGGCGTTTG cCTCAAACAGACTTTCAGCAAGTTGGTCAGTCTCAATTCCTCTTCAATATCCCCGATGCTGACAATATCAATCACATTGTTGTCTTCCTCACGGGGACATCACCACTACCGGACGGCATGGCAGCCGGTGTCTATTTCAGCTGGCCAGATCCCAGTGCACCACCTAATTGGCAATTCTTAGGGCACATTTCCAATTTAAAGCCATCAGCTATCTACAAAATATCTCAGCTAAAGAAGCTAAATGAGATGGAAAGCAATCCAACGAGTACAATCTTTGGTACTCAACCCATTTCACACATAGCCCAAATTGGGATTTCTGTTGAACCCGAAGCTGCGCTAATGCAGCAAACTCCATCG ACAAGTGCTACGTCATATTTGGCATTTGGACAGAAGATGCTGGAgaacttcttcaattttgccTCAAGCTTCGCTGTGACACAAGCTCAAATGGTACCCAATCCATCGGAAACTTTTGTACCACTCTCCACGCTCCAGACGTGGTATACAAACTTCCAGCGACGTCTACAGCAGAATCCAAACTTCTGGAAGTCCTAA
- the LOC129796241 gene encoding NF-kappa-B inhibitor-interacting Ras-like protein, producing the protein MVKVGKVLVCGMKSVGKTAIIEQLINGNITPDSELHPTIEDTYVASIDTGRGQRDLLRIFDTAGLQGNIQLPKQYFQLSDAFVLVYDPSDPASLDILAGIRKDIDQYKDKKETIVIVVANMHMRTHRSSAERGEINPVESILNRANIWCSRERFKHYVVNAMERASLYEPFINLASRIHVPQTKSAFPQLRQLTQKNSLNY; encoded by the exons ATGGTGAAAGTTGGAAAAGTCTTGGTATGTGGGATGAAAAGTGTTGGGAAAACggcaattattgagcaattaaTTAATGGAAATATCACTCCAGACTCG GAATTACACCCAACAATTGAAGACACATACGTGGCAAGCATCGATACGGGACGTGGGCAGCGAGATTTATTGCGAATCTTCGACACAGCTGGCCTTCAGGGTAATATCCAGCTTCCAAAGCAATATTTCCAGCTATCGGATGCCTTTGTCCTCGTCTACGATCCCAGTGATCCCGCAAGTTTGGACATACTTGCGGGCATTAGGAAGGACATTGATCAGTACAAGGATAAGAAGGAGACAATTGTTATTGTTGTGGCCAACATGCACATGCGAACGCATCGAAGCTCCGCGGAAAGAGGTGAAATAAATCCCGTGGAATCCATACTCAATCGTGCGAATATTTGGTGCTCACGGGAGCGTTTTAAGCACTACGTTGTGAATGCCATGGAGAGGGCATCTCTCTATGAGCCCTTCATTAATTTAGCATCGAGAATTCATGTACCACAGACAAAGAGTGCTTTCCCACAGCTGAGACAGCTCACACAGAAGAATTCTCTCAATTACTAG
- the LOC129796178 gene encoding uncharacterized protein LOC129796178 → MEKSAAMKSTEKPLLVKYRNKLYDITDFAHKHPGGIGTLGKLDNMDITHHFSAMPPHSPAAKYLMKEYRVTNAPETEQNGKVSNGIHLNGHNYHHRGKEANNNGDLHTALDDIDDSMEYLVDWSSAMIPQIANLGSNYVEWVNKPVDRPLRLFGPWYLEMCTKTPWYIVPLFWIPIIIYLVIRGSKDVALMTNESQPLQILLSFGTGVIVWTLLEYSLHRWVFHMDTKEMGKIFATFHFLIHGLHHKVPFDPYRLVFPPVPAMIIVSFLYPPIRLLFQTYSFVVLAGGISGYVIYDMIHFYLHYGSPSGGHLYFMKRYHYQHHFVHHDRGFGISSSVWDDIFGTKIILRRLKYILKWK, encoded by the exons atggaaaaaagtgCGGCAATGAAGTCAACAGAGAAGCCCCTACTTGTTAAGTATCGCAATAAATTGTATGATATCACGGATTTTGCTCATAAACATCCCGGTGGAATTGGTACATTGGGAAAATTGGACAATATGGACATTACGCACCATTTCTCCGCAATGCCACCACATTCACCGGCTGCCAAGTACCTCATGAAGGAGTATCGTGTAACAAATGCACCAGAAACGGAACAAAATGGCAAAGTGTCCAATGGCATTCACCTCAATGGACACAACTATCACCATCGTGGCAAAGAGGCCAACAATAATGGTGATCTTCATACCGCATTAGACGACATCGACGACAGCATGGAG TACCTAGTGGATTGGTCTAGTGCGATGATTCCACAAATAGCAAATCTTGGAAGCAATTATGTGGAGTGGGTGAATAAGCCGGTAGATAGGCCGTTGCGCCTCTTCGGGCCGTGGTATTTGGAAATGTGTACAAAGACTCCGTGGTACATTGTACCATTATTCTGGATTCCCATCATAATCTATCTAGTCATTAGAGGTAGTAAAGATGTAGCATTAATGACGAATGAGTCACAG CCTctacaaattcttttatcaTTCGGCACTGGAGTAATTGTGTGGACCTTGCTGGAGTACTCATTGCACAGATGGGTCTTTCACATGGATACAAAGGAGATGGGCAAGATTTTTGCCACATTTCACTTCCTTATCCATGGGCTTCATCACAAAGTACCTTTTGATCCATATCGCTTAGTCTTCCCGCCCGTCCCTGCCATGATAATTGTATCATTTCTCTATCCACCAATTCGTCTTCTCTTCCAAACATACTCTTTTGTGGTACTAGCAGGTGGAATATcag GGTACGTGATCTATGACATGATTCACTTCTACCTCCACTACGGTAGCCCATCGGGTGGGCATTTGTATTTCATGAAGCGGTATCATTATCAACATCATTTTGTCCATCATGATAGAG GTTTTGGCATTAGTTCATCGGTTTGGGATGATATTTTTGGgacaaaaattattctgaGGCGTCTGAAGTACATTCTCAAAtggaaatag
- the LOC129796124 gene encoding uncharacterized protein LOC129796124 codes for MSDQDDLPQCSQPPTTITPRSSLGSGAALSYSSGSSISPSSSSSSQGSAKSAVSECLGAWLNYLQIMNNLCSSGYRLAQTISTLEQWINADQQTPGIFAGPPHNLTTTQFTSAWDDLARATVVATSTVKSHIVTVLQDYVTQSLSTFEHQEGEMQRIKEHNQQVVMENAQTMINLQHQFCVASYDSFSHLMCCFVCQAPVGCAHDPDCALLQPQPPYVKLPHATADPCSQTPSPHFGSGTREATTSKSFTQHDMYRMPLEGRALLFGSGSTQSSSDHSCSLTGTALEQTRGPSPHHDIRGPSPVQGFLETIRGPLPNPGHLLGMKAPFYRGSRSPLNFPMLFPLNQRRWSEAAAGEVSGEASLDAESQMRRWSMPWEASKTDRSTVSWHQTRLMPMSKLATVPISKSNSDRSQSTTPDSVWQSSVTSQDGLAEAIQLLSCRPVSRSQYPPQPTQSLHQVLQQQQPPPFIEEPHTSQILPNIGPFGLWPTIPNPSLQRVQERHMPFIKFPPDKSFDGNPQPPT; via the exons atgagtgaTCAAGATGATTTACCGCAGTGTTCGCAGCCTCCGACAACTATAACTCCGCGCAGTTCCCTCGGATCTGGGGCTGCCCTTTCATACAGCAGTGGCTCCTCAATCTCCCCATCGAGCTCCAGTAGTTCCCAGGGAAGTGCCAAGTCTGCTGTGTCAGAATGCCTCGGGGCATGGCTCAACTACCTGCAAATTATGAACAATCTATGCTCATCTGGCTATCGCCTGGCTCAGACAATTTCCACCCTGGAGCAATGGATAAATGCCGATCAGCAGACACCGGGAATATTTGCTGGTCCACCCCACAATCTCACCACGACGCAATTCACGAGTGCCTGGGATGATTTGGCGCGTGCAACAGTCGTGGCGACGAGTACAGTTAAATCTCACATTGTCACTGTCCTCCAGGATTATGTGACACAATCCCTGAGCACGTTTGAGCATCAAGAGGGTGAGATGCAGCGCATCAAGGAACACAATCAGCAAGTTGTCATGGAGAATGCACAGACAATGATAAATCTGCAGCATCAGTTCTGCGTTGCCAGCTATGATTCCTTCTCCCATCTCATGTGCTGTTTTGTCTGCCAGGCACCCGTTGGATGTGCCCATGATCCCGATTGTGCCCTGTTGCAGCCACAGCCGCCCTATGTGAAGCTCCCTCATGCCACAGCGGATCCATGCTCACAAACACCTTCCCCACACTTTGGGTCCGGCACCCGTGAAGCCACCACGTCCAAATCATTCACCCAGCATGACATGTATCGCATGCCACTCGAGGGCCGTGCCCTCCTCTTTGGTTCTGGCTCAACACAGAGTTCATCCGATCACAGTTGCTCCCTGACCGGTACAGCATTGGAGCAAACACGTGGACCGTCCCCGCATCACGATATTCGCGGACCGAGTCCCGTTCAGGGATTCCTCGAAACAATTCGGGGTCCTCTACCGAATCCGGGTCATCTGCTGGGCATGAAGGCCCCATTCTATCGTGGTAGCCGTAGCCCCCTCAACTTCCCCATGCTCTTCCCACTCAATCAGCGGCGATGGAGTGAAGCAGCAGCCGGTGAAGTGAGCGGTGAGGCCAGCCTCGATGCAGAGAGTCAAATGCGTCGCTGGTCAATGCCATGGGAAGCCTCAAAGACGGATCGGAGTACGGTATCGTGGCACCAGACACGCCTCATGCCAATGTCCAAATTGGCCACTGTTCCAATTTCCAAGTCAAACAGCGATCGTAGCCAGAGCACAACACCCGATTCGGTCTGGCAATCATCCGTCACGAGTCAGGACGGACTTGCGGAAGCCATTCAGCTACTATCCTGCCGTCCTGTTAGTCGCTCGCAGTACCCACCGCAACCAACGCAGTCGCTCCATCAAGTTTTGCAGCAGCAACAACCACCGCCTTTCATTGAGGAGCCCCACACTTCT CAAATTCTACCAAATATCGGACCATTCGGTTTGTGGCCCACCATCCCAAATCCCAGCCTCCAGCGTGTCCAGGAGCGCCATATGccattcattaaatttccccCCGATAAATCATTCGATGGTAATCCTCAGCCGCCCACATAG